From the genome of Geminocystis sp. M7585_C2015_104, one region includes:
- a CDS encoding pentapeptide repeat-containing protein gives MNNRDYLLYLINNVQQWNYWRSKHPEVFIDLSGVTLSGYDLEGINLSGCKLHGVTLIGSNLRFANLSHADLTGSNLIGVNLRLGNLRNAIFYKTILQRSNLSEANLVKTIICESDFSRAVLYETELIEATIYKTDFSHAQLINTHLGKASILMSNFENATIDGIDLRWATIVHSPGFPPAPSPYCKQIFLSL, from the coding sequence ATGAACAATCGCGATTATCTGCTATACTTAATCAATAACGTCCAACAGTGGAATTATTGGCGCTCCAAACATCCGGAGGTTTTCATTGACCTTTCGGGGGTGACTTTGAGTGGCTATGACTTAGAGGGCATTAATCTAAGCGGTTGTAAATTACATGGTGTAACTCTTATTGGCAGTAATCTCCGATTTGCTAATCTTTCTCATGCCGATTTGACTGGGAGTAATCTTATTGGTGTCAATCTTAGACTGGGCAACCTCAGAAATGCTATTTTTTACAAAACTATCCTCCAACGCAGTAACCTCAGTGAGGCTAATCTAGTTAAGACTATCATCTGTGAATCCGACTTTAGTAGGGCCGTATTATACGAAACAGAATTGATAGAGGCCACCATCTACAAGACTGATTTTAGTCATGCCCAACTCATTAATACCCACCTTGGCAAAGCTAGTATCCTTATGAGCAATTTTGAAAATGCTACAATTGACGGAATAGACCTAAGATGGGCAACTATAGTTCATTCTCCCGGCTTTCCCCCCGCGCCTTCCCCATATTGTAAACAAATT